The window taaagttttagtatataatataattattttgatattttcaaatataaattgttgtcaagCATGTCACGTCAACAGTATAATTTTGAAGCTGGTGAAAATGCGGAacccgtttatttatttaatctatactaaaaccttctccgaaacgcgttGCACCGTCtggtttaagttttatttagatttttcagTAAAGCATTACGAAAAattgtacatattaataatgatgtatATAGTTGGTAACATGTATCTTGTATATTTTGTCTGCCTGCGGATGTCACATAATAAATAagagtatttttaaatggttttgtGCGAACCCtacttatgttattaaatatttcagataCATATTTGTGTTTCAACGAAAACGAAGTCTACGATATGTGCAACGCAGCTTGTGAGCCCAGTTGCACAGACCCTGAGCCGATATGCACTAAGGTCTGTAAATCTGGCTGCATCTGTGCGTCTGGGCTGCTGAGGAGCCCTGCAGGGGACTGCATCAGTGTTGATAAGTGTCCGGCAGTTAATGGAACCGCTCCAGATGTGCTGACGAAATATTGGAACGCAATCACCAATATCTTGCACTTGACTGCCGCTTAGTTTGAAAGGGTTGTATTCAATTCGTTAATTAGAGGATTTTGGAACTTAAATGAAATGTGTTACCGATTTCGCTGAATATAATtgaagtaagtatttattacaaatcgaATGACTTTTTCTTTCAAGAACATACGATCCTgaagttttaatatacaaatattttatagacttGCAAGAAActacaaaatgaaaaatatgtctTATTGGAATTTTTCATAGTAGtactttatagttttttttggttctcattttaatttatttttttgttttcactataataaataattcattaatatatattaatgattttggtTCGTTTTCCTTCtagttgtattaaatataggtttactttagtataaaatataattaaattaatataaatttgaagaaataaatGACTAAGACCGTATATACTTTTATtcatgacaaaatatatttacaacataaaataatcaAGATGAAAATCGAGAAGCAATTATACCGTAGCCGATCGCTGAAGTTTTTCATTGGAATGGTTATTATGTTGGCGagctgtaacaaaataataataatatttaggtacTCGATGATATATTACACacgttttcatattaaaaaatagttattacatATTAACGCCATCTAACGGTACAATTATAAACTACACGAATAGAATGACAGACGATAACTCAAATAATTATCATACAGTTCGTAgttatacaaatgttttatagatggcgctgtaaagtaaagtaatatttaattacaattcaaggatatttgtataaatacaatatatgttgctttttttaatattatacataacgtACTGACTAGAAGATACAGAGGAGGACAGGAGAAATGACACAGACTCAGATATACAGTATTATTCgtactaaatatacttaaatgttaGATAGTAGTAAATGTTTTTAAGGTAATTAAGGTAATGATAAAAGATGCATTGCAAGCGAGTTAAAGGTAAGCTACAACTTGGTATATCCGATCCTCTTGataaacagtatttattttataaattatgtacaaaaaaatcgCGCCAAAATATTGTCGCCATTTTGGATAAATTAAGCAACGTAACAAGATCGTCTCAAAATAACTAACCTATTAATTAAAGACACTTGCGTCACCTTTTTGTATTCCTCTTCTTTGATACCGTATACTAGGTAGGAGTATGAGAGGAATTCGCTTTGATTAGAGACCAGTTGGAAGACCATGCTACGGGATCCGGTCTGACCCCGCATGAGGTTAAACTGCACGTCTCCGTCTATATCTGTAGTCGCGGTGACCTCTATGTACGAGATTACGAAGCCggactgaaaaataataaatggatTATTAATGAGCACTGTGTACAGTGACAGAAAAAGTGCAATTTTATGTATCCagtgatattatattaagaagatTGGTAAAATTTcgtgaaataataatacgaCCTGATAAAAATGGTAGGtggttgtgcaagcccgtctactTAGGCACCACTTAATTTTGTTGTGTACATAGCATTTAGGTTTCTTAGGTTAGTAGTGGTTAATTAATCTTACAGTaccgatgtctatgggcattggtgaccacttaccttcagtTAGCTCATTAGCTCGTCCtacctatgtaataaaaaaaaatgagcatAGTATGAAAATTATGAACCCGCGACCCCAAGATCTGCAGCCATATTAACTAGCTGCTACATCAGAGCTAGTCGAATCTGATTACGTACAAGTAGAATACTCGTTATTCTGAAATGAATagcaataatttatactaagcAAAGTTCAAAGCAAGGGGTTATTGTCTCGGAAAGTGAATGTCAAGCGAGGGTCAGACCATAATTAAAAATCGTATGTGTTTTGCCGAAATGACTGACTGATGTATACAaaacatattgatttataacatTTGATTCATAAAACACttgaaatttgtattaaataaatgttaattaataaacaaaatatacagatGAAGAATTATAATGAATGATTAGATGATTTAGTTAGTTCTTTGATATTCCgggataaacaaaaataaatagtaaattaatatatttatttcgatttgaataaaattgaaatttcagtATTATAAAGAACTGGAACGAGATTATTTTAGTCCTAAGGTGTAATAATTTatgaactaaataatttatttaaattaataataatatatattagtttacacATGTCTTACAAAAAAGGTGTAAGGCTTTTTGAGAcgcttttgttaaatatatgcagtcgagtaacaatagtaataagtttacgtttgtttttgtactaatattatgagttttacgttttattacttattaaccacaaatcatacttatttaaaaataataagtacttcCAATCatacatttaagtattttataggGAGGtttat is drawn from Vanessa atalanta chromosome 16, ilVanAtal1.2, whole genome shotgun sequence and contains these coding sequences:
- the LOC125070132 gene encoding uncharacterized protein LOC125070132, which encodes MYKFVLFCAFIALVGSYPQQFATKKFKVGIEYDGSLPMKGGSDRYRHRNNYDPFFVTVTTSSKSGFVISYIEVTATTDIDGDVQFNLMRGQTGSRSMVFQLVSNQSEFLSYSYLVYGIKEEEYKKVTQVSLINSSPT